In Vigna unguiculata cultivar IT97K-499-35 chromosome 3, ASM411807v1, whole genome shotgun sequence, a single genomic region encodes these proteins:
- the LOC114175449 gene encoding uncharacterized protein LOC114175449, protein MLGGTFTDIAMWVFYPFNGSSRAKVKFISFLLGKIGEHVGDWEHVTLRLSNFSGELWQVYFSQHSKGTWVDSSQIEFQSGGNKPLFYSSLHGHSTYPHAGLNLQGEDNIGIRDDTVKGNIFMDMGTFELVSAKYLGSAVIEPPWLNYFGDWGPKIDYNKNAELKKIQKFVPKNKNCALEKILRSLPCEVLGEESPTGPKVKNDWCGDEI, encoded by the coding sequence ATGCTGGGAGGAACCTTCACTGACATTGCAATGTGGGTCTTCTACCCATTCAATGGCTCTTCAAGAGCAAAAGTTAagtttatttcttttctattggGGAAAATCGGTGAACATGTTGGGGACTGGGAGCATGTGACACTAAGGTTAAGCAACTTTAGTGGTGAACTATGGCAGGTCTATTTCTCACAACACAGCAAAGGTACATGGGTTGATTCCTCTCAGATTGAGTTCCAGAGTGGTGGCAACAAACCACTATTCTACTCTTCCTTACATGGCCATTCAACATACCCACATGCTGGCCTTAATCTGCAAGGGGAAGATAACATAGGCATAAGGGATGATACTGTTAAAGGTAACATTTTTATGGATATGGGGACATTTGAATTAGTTTCTGCTAAATATTTGGGTTCTGCGGTTATAGAGCCTCCATGGCTGAATTATTTCGGAGACTGGGGtcctaaaattgattataacaAAAATGCTGAGCTGAAGAAGATTCAGAAGTTCGTTCCTAagaataaaaattgtgctttgGAGAAGATTTTGAGGAGTTTGCCATGTGAGGTGCTGGGAGAGGAAAGCCCCACTGGACCAAAGGTCAAGAATGATTGGTGTGgagatgaaatttga
- the LOC114175450 gene encoding probable E3 ubiquitin-protein ligase ATL45, translating to MGNEEPVFDGKVGSILVAMGSASFIITVFHLIVLCRAHHRARVTNQNPQQQQPRSVNVSVPPHLIPIHTYRKKKKSVDEVAAEGDDDEDHTCAVCLGEFEDGEELRTLPECLHSFHVACIDPWLSSRSSCPVCRAHATPSPAVEHPAPEFSAHHIIDIDITQIVRFQNGSALL from the coding sequence ATGGGTAATGAGGAACCTGTGTTCGACGGCAAAGTGGGAAGCATATTAGTCGCCATGGGCTCAGCCAGTTTCATCATCACAGTTTTCCATCTCATTGTCCTTTGTCGCGCTCATCATCGTGCTCGTGTCACCAACCAGAatccacaacaacaacaaccacgCAGCGTTAACGTTTCGGTGCCGCCACACCTCATTCCGATTCACACGTAccgaaagaagaagaaaagcgTTGATGAGGTGGCGGCGGAGGGCGACGACGACGAAGATCACACGTGCGCCGTGTGCTTGGGAGAGTTCGAAGACGGTGAAGAGTTGAGGACGCTGCCGGAGTGCTTGCACTCTTTCCACGTCGCCTGCATTGATCCGTGGCTCTCTTCCCGCTCCAGTTGCCCCGTTTGCCGCGCTCATGCCACGCCCTCGCCGGCGGTGGAGCACCCTGCGCCGGAGTTCAGTGCGCATCACATCATAGATATAGATATCACGCAAATTGTTCGCTTTCAAAATGGTTCAGCGCTACTCTGA
- the LOC114174930 gene encoding uncharacterized protein LOC114174930: protein MALLLQTRYSLSICSPRYPYHFPNPYYHNPFLIIPATSTKSLSSFHAPPIAFSAHPTPSRGSPPSPTASALHRQPPPQTPPIKAVAGLAASAVLFLCIGVRLCLASSPPSPLPAGPPVVQEDQTFQDDLDGRKQDDKETIVDKELEEAFNTWKSKSFALTVPLKVVALRGSLPPSWIKDFINCQGRRMKFNVKYYASLESIFSDLTIPFTKGKIGPASALAADIVGIGDSWLKYAIEKAIIEPIRDVEDQEWFKSLNDKWKVYLRRNSEGEIDPKGDIWAAPYRWGCMVIAYKTNKFQEHNLAPVEDWVDLWRPDLAGRISMVDSPREVVGAVLKYMGTSYNTVDINAEVKGGRDAVKHNLALLAKQVRLFDSSNYLKAFGVGDVWVAVGWSSDIIPAAKRLSNVSVVVPKSGASLWADLWAIPAASRIETNRIGGRVRGPSPLIHQWIEFCLQSARALPFKQEVIPGASPSHLQGHSANVPVELTNGRPKLKGNLVDGAPPPDILERCEFLEPLSNSTLSDYHWLITSIQEPSHGLIHKIYHNIISLAKFSGRFNSKLT from the exons ATGGCATTGTTGCTTCAAACTCGTTACTCTCTCTCTATATGTTCACCGCGCTACCCTTATCACTTCCCAAATCCTTATTATCATAATCCCTTTCTCATAATCCCCGCCACATCCACCAAATCCCTATCCTCATTCCATGCACCACCAATTGCATTCTCCGCTCACCCAACTCCCTCACGCGGTTCGCCGCCCTCACCCACCGCCTCCGCTCTCCACCGCCAGCCACCTCCACAAACGCCACCTATCAAGGCTGTGGCGGGCCTCGCCGCCTCCGCCGTGCTGTTTCTCTGCATCGGCGTTCGCTTGTGTTTGGCCTCTTCGCCGCCGTCGCCTCTACCTGCCGGACCTCCTGTCGTTCAAGAGGACCAAACTTTTCAAG ATGATCTTGATGGAAGAAAACAAGATGACAAAGAAACTATAGTAGATAAAGAATTAGAAGAAGCTTTTAATACCTGGAAATCTAAATCATTTGCATTGACTGTTCCCCTGAAAGTTGTTGCTCTACGTGGTTCTTTACCTCCTTCGTGGATCAAG gACTTTATAAATTGTCAAGGGAGGAGAATGAAGTTTAACGTGAAGTATTATGCAAGTCTTGAGAGCATCTTTTCTGACCTAACAATTCCCTTTACTAAAGGAAAAATTGGTCCAGCATCTGCTTTGGCAGCAGATATTGTTGGTATTGGCGATTCATGGCTCAAATATGCTATTGAGAAAGCTATAATTGAGCCAATAAGAGATGTAGAAGATCAGGAGTGGTTTAAAAGCTTAAATGACAAGTGGAAG GTATACCTACGCAGGAACTCTGAGGGAGAAATAGATCCTAAAGGTGATATATGGGCTGCTCCATATCGATGGGGCTGCATGGTAATAGCATACAagacaaataaatttcaagagCATAACTTGGCTCCTGTAGAG GACTGGGTGGATCTTTGGCGTCCTGATCTAGCCGGAAGGATTTCAATGGTTGATTCTCCTAGAGAAGTTGTTGGTGCAGTTTTGAAGTATATGGGAACTTCCTATAATACAGTTGACATCAATGCTGAAGTCAAGGGTGGGAGAGACGCTGTTAAACATAATTTGGCTTTGCTCGCAAAACAG GTTCGACTGTTTGATAGTTCAAACTATCTAAAAGCTTTTGGAGTTGGAGACGTGTGGGTAGCTGTTGGATGGAGTAGTGATATTATTCCTGCTGCTAAACGCCTGTCTAATGTTTCTGTTGTTGTTCCAAAGTCTGGAGCGAGCTTATGGGCAGATCTTTGG GCAATTCCGGCTGCATCTAGAATTGAAACAAATCGGATTGGTGGACGTGTGAGGGGACCATCACCATTAATCCATCAGTGGATTGAGTTTTGTCTGCAATCTGCAAGAGCTCTTCCCTTCAAGCAAGAGGTGATCCCAGGTGCCTCACCCTCACATCTTCAAGGTCATTCGGCCAATGTGCCGGTCGAGTTAACCAATGGTAGACCAAAGCTGAAGGGTAACCTAGTTGATGGAGCACCTCCACCAGACATCTTAGAAAGGTGTGAGTTTCTAGAGCCATTATCTAATTCGACATTGTCAGATTACCATTGGTTGATTACCTCCATCCAGGAACCTAGCCATGGATTGATACACAAAATCTATCATAATATCATATCACTGGCTAAATTTTCTGGACGGTTTAATTCAAAACTTACTTGA
- the LOC114178015 gene encoding pentatricopeptide repeat-containing protein At1g71490-like, with protein sequence MPYSPFSSIPTQLLLSRIQKCIPKSWKQTPQGPLFNPLLCSNASMVGVLIASLKDFVINGHLPNAFKTFVQIQHHASPSSSSHLLLHPISSLLFACADFKSLSQGKQLHAQIISLGLQQNPVLVARLIGFYTNVSLIGDAQFVTESSCTLDPLHWNMLISSYVRNGLCWEALSVYKKMLSKQIEPDEYTYPSVLKACGGLLDINTGVEVHRSIEASSMKWCLFVHNALVSMYGRFGNLEVARHLFDNMPVRDVVSWNTIISCYACRGMWEEAFQLFGTLQDEGVERNVIIWNTIAGGCLHLGNFGVALKLISQMRTSVHLDTVALVIGLNACSHVGALKLGKEMHGHAVRTCFDVFENVKNALITMYSRCRDLGHAFMVFHRMEEKGLISWNAILSGYAHVDRTEEVSFLFREMLQKGVEPNYVTIASVLPLCARIANLQHGREFHCYIMKREHFKDYLLLWNALVDMYARSGKVLEARKVFDLLSTRDKVTYTSMILGYGMKGDGGTALKLFEQMCELEIKPDIVTMVAVLTACSHSGLVAQGQFLFKKMIDVYGIVPRLEHYACMADLFGRAGLLNKAKEVITGMPYKATLSMWATLIGACRIHGNTVMGEWAAGKLLEMKPDHSGYYVLIANMYAAAGCWSKLAEVRTYMRNLGVRKAPGCAWVDVGTEFSPFLVGDTSNPHSYEIYPLMDGLNELMKDVGYVRREEFVSSEEEFEEMNIVGNVY encoded by the coding sequence ATGCCATATTCCCCATTCTCTTCTATCCCCACACAACTCCTTTTGTCTCGTATTCAGAAGTGCATCCCAAAATCATGGAAACAGACCCCGCAAGGACCACTGTTCAATCCCCTCTTGTGTAGCAATGCATCCATGGTTGGTGTTCTCATTGCATCCCTCAAGGACTTTGTGATCAATGGCCACCTACCAAATGCTTTCAAAACCTTCGTTCAAATCCAGCACCAtgcttctccttcttcttcttcacacCTTCTCTTGCACCCCATTAGCTCTCTTCTCTTTGCTTGCGCCGATTTTAAGTCATTGTCACAGGGTAAGCAGCTTCATGCGCAGATCATCTCACTGGGTCTTCAGCAAAATCCTGTCTTGGTTGCAAGGCTTATTGGTTTTTACACAAATGTTAGTCTCATTGGCGATGCCCAATTTGTCACTGAGAGCTCTTGTACTTTGGATCCTTTGCATTGGAATATGCTTATATCGTCGTATGTTAGAAATGGGCTCTGTTGGGAGGCTCTTTCTGTGTATAAGAAAATGTTGAGTAAGCAGATTGAACCGGATGAATACACTTATCCTTCTGTTCTCAAGGCTTGTGGGGGATTGTTGGATATCAATACCGGGGTGGAGGTTCACAGGTCTATTGAGGCTAGCTCCATGAAGTGGTGTTTGTTTGTGCACAATGCTTTGGTCTCCATGTATGGTAGGTTTGGGAATCTGGAAGTTGCGCGTCACTTGTTTGACAATATGCCAGTTAGAGATGTTGTTTCGTGGAACACTATAATCAGCTGTTATGCCTGTAGGGGTATGTGGGAGGAAGCGTTTCAGCTGTTTGGAACTTTGCAGGATGAGGGTGTTGAAAGGAATGTGATTATATGGAACACCATTGCCGGAGGGTGCTTGCATTTGGGCAATTTCGGAGTGGCACTTAAGCTGATTTCCCAGATGAGAACATCCGTTCATCTGGACACAGTTGCATTGGTCATTGGATTAAATGCGTGTTCCCACGTTGGAGCCCTTAAATTGGGAAAGGAGATGCACGGTCATGCGGTGCGAACTTGCTTTGACGTGTTTGAGAATGTGAAGAATGCATTGATTACAATGTATTCCAGGTGTAGAGATCTTGGGCATGCATTTATGGTGTTTCATAGAATGGAAGAGAAAGGTTTGATATCATGGAATGCCATTCTTTCTGGATATGCACATGTGGATCGAACTGAGGAAGTATCGTTTCTTTTCAGAGAGATGTTACAGAAGGGTGTTGAACCTAATTATGTGACCATTGCAAGCGTTCTTCCCCTATGTGCTCGCATAGCGAACCTGCAGCATGGCAGAGAATTTCACTGCTACATTATGAAGCGTGAACATTTTAAGGACTATTTATTACTGTGGAATGCCCTAGTGGACATGTATGCAAGGTCTGGCAAGGTTTTAGAAGCCAGAAAAGTGTTCGATTTATTGAGCACAAGAGATAAAGTTACATACACTTCCATGATTTTGGGATATGGTATGAAGGGTGATGGAGGAACAGCTCTAAAACTGTTTGAACAGATGTGTGAGTTGGAGATTAAGCCAGATATAGTAACTATGGTTGCAGTTCTCACAGCTTGTAGTCATTCTGGTCTAGTAGCACAGGGGCAGTTTCTGTTTAAAAAGATGATAGATGTTTATGGGATAGTTCCACGCCTTGAGCACTATGCGTGCATGGCTGATCTCTTTGGGAGGGCTGGTCTTCTGAACAAAGCAAAGGAGGTTATCACAGGGATGCCATACAAGGCAACATTGTCAATGTGGGCTACTCTGATAGGGGCTTGTCGAATCCATGGAAACACAGTGATGGGGGAATGGGCAGCAGGAAAATTGCTAGAGATGAAACCTGATCATTCAGGTTATTATGTGTTGATTGCCAACATGTATGCTGCTGCTGGTTGTTGGAGCAAACTAGCAGAGGTGAGGACTTATATGAGGAATTTGGGTGTGAGAAAGGCTCCTGGTTGTGCTTGGGTTGATGTTGGCACTGAGTTCTCTCCCTTTTTGGTGGGGGACACTTCTAACCCTCATTCATATGAGATCTACCCTTTGATGGATGGATTGAATGAGCTAATGAAAGATGTTGGTTATGTCCGCAGAGAGGAGTTTGTTTCATCCGAGGAAGAATTTGAGGAGATGAATATAGTAGGGAATGTATATTAA
- the LOC114175451 gene encoding uncharacterized protein LOC114175451, with translation MADYKWEVGTTFVDKEQFVDGVRTYVVHAGRNLKFDKNDKERVRVRCLGAQGKCDWSLYCGFLVSCQTWQLRKVQNRHKCSREFSINLMNSKWLSKTLDNTLIENPNLKLVDIRNKAVRKWNTKVSVSMAHRAKQLAAKVVEGSFKDQYRRIYDYAHEIIRSNPGSTVKVKVEDVNDEKIFMRIYTCLKACKDSFVSCRPIIGLDGCFLKGQYGGELLTAVGRDANDQMLPIAYAVVEVENKDTWTWFLELLIEDLRGDDVWFASCHTRPTAWR, from the exons ATGGCTGATTACAAATGGGAGGTGGGGACAACCTTTGTGGACAAGGAACAATTTGTTGATGGGGTACGAACGTATGTTGTTCATGCTGGTAGGAACTTGAAGTTTGACAAAAATGACAAGGAAAGAGTGCGGGTGAGATGTTTAGGGGCGCAAGGAAAGTGCGACTGGTCCCTTTATTGTGGATTTCTGGTTTCTTGTCAAACATGGCAGCTTAGGAAAGTTCAAAATCGTCATAAGTGCAGTAGAGAATTTAGTATAAATTTGATGAATTCAAAATGGTTGAGTAAAACCTTAGACAACACATTAATAGAGAATCCTAATTTGAAGTTGGTTGATATACGTAATAAAGCTGTAAGGAAATGGAATACAAAGGTGTCAGTTTCAATGGCTCATAGGGCAAAGCAACTAGCAGCGAAGGTGGTTGAAGGATCTTTTAAAGATCAGTATAGAAGGATTTATGATTATGCTCATGAGATAATCAGATCAAATCCCGGATCTACAGTTAAAGTTAAAGTGGAAGATGTTAATGATGAGAAGATTTTCATGCGAATTTACACATGTCTAAAGGCATGCAAGGACAGCTTTGTCAGCTGTCGACCCATCATAGGCCTTGATGGTTGTTTTTTGAAAGGACAATATGGGGGTGAGCTACTCACTGCTGTAGGTCGTGACGCAAATGACCAAATGCTTCCTATAGCCTACGCAGTAGTTGAAGTTGAGAACAAAGACACATGGACCTGGTTTCTGGAGTTGCTGATTGAGGACTTGAGAGGTGATGATGTAT GGTTTGCTTCCTGCCATACAAGACCTACTGCCTGGCGCTGA
- the LOC114179883 gene encoding uncharacterized protein LOC114179883 isoform X3: MWKAATCTHPRAWEREMHNIKEVNEDAFKYLIAIPPRYWSRSRFTMQAKCDTLVNNMSEAFNNVIVDARSKPIISMLEDIRLYIMKRWSKNRSKVQKYEGDICPKIRARLSKESDQTNWSGQKLFEVRHVSLIGDKFTVNIESQECNCRKWLISGIPCCHAIAALNFLNLKA; encoded by the exons ATGTGGAAGGCTGCAACCTGCACGCACCCAAGAGCATGGGAAAGAGAAATGCATAACATTAAAGAAGTGAACGAGGACGCCTTCAAATACCTAATAGCAATACCACCAAG ATATTGGTCCAGGTCTAGGTTTACCATGCAAGCCAAATGTGACACGTTGGTAAACAACATGAGTGAAGCCTTCAACAACGTAATTGTGGATGCAAGATCCAAGCCAATCATCTCAATGCTGGAAGACATCCGTTTGTATATTATGAAAAGGTGGTCCAAGAATAGATCCAAGGTGCAAAAGTACGAGGGAGATATATGCCCTAAGATTCGCGCCAGATTGTCAAAAGAGTCTGACCAAACTAA TTGGTCAGGTCAGAAGTTGTTTGAAGTTAGGCATGTCTCATTAATTGGAGACAAGTTCACTGTCAACATAGAAAGCCAGGAATGCAACTGCAGGAAATGGCTCATTAGTGGGATCCCATGTTGCCATGCAATTGCTGCACTGAACTTCCTCAACTTGAAGGCATAA
- the LOC114179883 gene encoding uncharacterized protein LOC114179883 isoform X2, whose amino-acid sequence MWKAATCTHPRAWEREMHNIKEVNEDAFKYLIAIPPRYWSRSRFTMQAKCDTLVNNMSEAFNNVIVDARSKPIISMLEDIRLYIMKRWSKNRSKVQKYEGDICPKIRARLSKESDQTKYWIPSWSGQKLFEVRHVSLIGDKFTVNIESQECNCRKWLISGIPCCHAIAALNFLNLKA is encoded by the exons ATGTGGAAGGCTGCAACCTGCACGCACCCAAGAGCATGGGAAAGAGAAATGCATAACATTAAAGAAGTGAACGAGGACGCCTTCAAATACCTAATAGCAATACCACCAAG ATATTGGTCCAGGTCTAGGTTTACCATGCAAGCCAAATGTGACACGTTGGTAAACAACATGAGTGAAGCCTTCAACAACGTAATTGTGGATGCAAGATCCAAGCCAATCATCTCAATGCTGGAAGACATCCGTTTGTATATTATGAAAAGGTGGTCCAAGAATAGATCCAAGGTGCAAAAGTACGAGGGAGATATATGCCCTAAGATTCGCGCCAGATTGTCAAAAGAGTCTGACCAAACTAAGTATTGGATACCAAG TTGGTCAGGTCAGAAGTTGTTTGAAGTTAGGCATGTCTCATTAATTGGAGACAAGTTCACTGTCAACATAGAAAGCCAGGAATGCAACTGCAGGAAATGGCTCATTAGTGGGATCCCATGTTGCCATGCAATTGCTGCACTGAACTTCCTCAACTTGAAGGCATAA
- the LOC114179883 gene encoding uncharacterized protein LOC114179883 isoform X1 — protein sequence MWKAATCTHPRAWEREMHNIKEVNEDAFKYLIAIPPRYWSRSRFTMQAKCDTLVNNMSEAFNNVIVDARSKPIISMLEDIRLYIMKRWSKNRSKVQKYEGDICPKIRARLSKESDQTKYWIPRYFRIWSYFSWSGQKLFEVRHVSLIGDKFTVNIESQECNCRKWLISGIPCCHAIAALNFLNLKA from the exons ATGTGGAAGGCTGCAACCTGCACGCACCCAAGAGCATGGGAAAGAGAAATGCATAACATTAAAGAAGTGAACGAGGACGCCTTCAAATACCTAATAGCAATACCACCAAG ATATTGGTCCAGGTCTAGGTTTACCATGCAAGCCAAATGTGACACGTTGGTAAACAACATGAGTGAAGCCTTCAACAACGTAATTGTGGATGCAAGATCCAAGCCAATCATCTCAATGCTGGAAGACATCCGTTTGTATATTATGAAAAGGTGGTCCAAGAATAGATCCAAGGTGCAAAAGTACGAGGGAGATATATGCCCTAAGATTCGCGCCAGATTGTCAAAAGAGTCTGACCAAACTAAGTATTGGATACCAAGGTACTTTCGAATCTGGTCCTACTTTag TTGGTCAGGTCAGAAGTTGTTTGAAGTTAGGCATGTCTCATTAATTGGAGACAAGTTCACTGTCAACATAGAAAGCCAGGAATGCAACTGCAGGAAATGGCTCATTAGTGGGATCCCATGTTGCCATGCAATTGCTGCACTGAACTTCCTCAACTTGAAGGCATAA
- the LOC114175452 gene encoding uncharacterized protein LOC114175452, which translates to MTVQTNMSMNSIHVTQNHHAGTVPKSISKYMPNLQQIKALLKVYSPTMFLHPSDEYMPSSVDWFFSNGALLYKKGQESNPVPIAPNGTNLPQDHNNDGAYWLDLPAGAANKERVKTGNLQSAKSYVHVKPMLGGTFTDIAMWVFYPFNGSSRAKVKFISFLLGKIGEHVGDWEHVTLRLSNFSGELWQVYFSQHSKGTWVDSSQIEFQSGGNKPLFYSSLHGHSTYPHAGLNLQGEDNIGIRDDTVKGNIFMDMGTFELVSAKYLGSAVIEPPWLNYFGDWGPKIDYNKNAELKKIQKFVPKNKNCALEKILRSLPCEVLGEESPTGPKVKNDWCGDEI; encoded by the exons ATGACAGTGCAAACAAACATGTCAATGAACAGTATCCACGTCACACAAAATCACCACGCTGGCACTGTTCC GAAGTCTATCTCAAAATACATGCCTaatctacaacaaatcaaagcATTACTCAAAGTTTACTCTCCAACTATGTTCTTGCATCCCAGCGACGAATACATGCCATCTTCAGTGGATTGGTTTTTCTCCAATGGTGCTCTACTATATAAGAAAGGGCAAGAGTCAAATCCTGTTCCAATAGCACCAAACGGCACAAACCTGCCTCAGGATCATAACAACGATGGTGCCTATTGGCTAGACCTGCCTGCTGGAGCAGCCAACAAAGAGAGGGTCAAGACAGGAAACTTGCAAAGTGCCAAAAGTTATGTACATGTGAAACCAATGCTGGGAGGAACCTTCACTGACATTGCAATGTGGGTCTTCTACCCATTCAATGGCTCTTCAAGAGCAAAAGTTAagtttatttcttttctattggGGAAAATCGGTGAACATGTTGGGGACTGGGAGCATGTGACACTAAGGTTAAGCAACTTTAGTGGTGAACTATGGCAGGTCTATTTCTCACAACACAGCAAAGGTACATGGGTTGATTCCTCTCAGATTGAGTTCCAGAGTGGTGGCAACAAACCACTATTCTACTCTTCCTTACATGGCCATTCAACATACCCACATGCTGGCCTTAATCTGCAAGGGGAAGATAACATAGGCATAAGGGATGATACTGTTAAAGGTAACATTTTTATGGATATGGGGACATTTGAATTAGTTTCTGCTAAATATTTGGGTTCTGCGGTTATAGAGCCTCCATGGCTGAATTATTTCGGAGACTGGGGtcctaaaattgattataacaAAAATGCTGAGCTGAAGAAGATTCAGAAGTTCGTTCCTAagaataaaaattgtgctttgGAGAAGATTTTGAGGAGTTTGCCATGTGAGGTGCTGGGAGAGGAAAGCCCCACTGGACCAAAGGTCAAGAATGATTGGTGTGgagatgaaatttga